The Clostridium sp. DL-VIII DNA window CATTTTTATATTCTCTTTTATATGAAAACACAAAATCATTATCCTCTAGTATAGGTATATAACTTCCATAAGCTATAACATCATACTGCTTTCTCAAGGAAATCAACTTTTTATAGTGATAAAAAATCGAGTTTTCATCATTTAAACTATTCAAGACATTTATTTCTTTATAATTAGAATTTACACTAATCCATGGTTTTCCTTCACTGAATCCAGCATTTTTAGTAGCATCCCACTGCATTGGCGTTCTGGAATTATCTCTTGAACGTTCCTGCAAAACTTTGTATATTTCGCCTTCATCTATTCCCTGCTCTTTTAATATTTTAAAATAATTTAAACTCTCTACATCTACATATTGATTGATATCAGTAAAATACGCATTTGTCATTCCGATCTCTTCACCTTGATACACATATGGTGTACCTTTTAATAAGTGGATCATTGTTGCCAGCATTTTAGCCGATTCCCTATGATATTTGCCATCATTTCCAAACCTAGAAACTATACGTGGTTGATCATGATTGCACCAAAAGACAGCATTCCATCCATTGCCCTTCTGCATTCCTAACTGCCATTCATTAAGTATATTCTTCAAGCTTTTAAAATCACATTCTTGCAATTCCCATTTATTTTGATTTTTGTAGTCAACTTTTAAATGATGAAAATTAAATACCATTGATAATTCTTCTTCTTTTGGTTCTGAATATCTTATGCAATTTTCAAGGGAAGTTGATGACATTTCTCCAACTGTTATAATATCAGAATGTTTCCCAAAAGTTTTTTCATTAAGCTCTTTAAGATATTCATGTATCTTTGGGCCATCTGTATAAAATTTTCTTCCATCACCCTCTAAATCATCTTCTAATTTCTCTGGTTTTGATATTAAATTTATAACATCAAATCTTAAACCTTTTACACCTTTTTCTATCCAATAATTCACTATGTTATAAATCTCTTTTCGTACCTCTTCATTGTCCCAATTTAAATCGGCTTGTGTCTTGTCAAAAAGATGCAGATAGTACTCATCAAATTCTTCTACATACTGCCAAGCGCTGCCTCCAAACTTAGATTTCCAATTTGTTGGCGCATTATTATTTACTGGTTCTTTGAAAATATAAAAACTCTTATATTTCTCTTCTCCAATCAATGCTTTCTTAAACCATTTATGTTCAGTTGATGTATGATTAAG harbors:
- the treC gene encoding alpha,alpha-phosphotrehalase, which translates into the protein MKDFKKSTVYQIYPKSFYDTDGDGFGDLNGVIEKLDYLKNLGIDYIWLTPFYPSPQVDNGYDIADYYNIDESFGTLEDFEKLIKEAEARNIYIMLDMVLNHTSTEHKWFKKALIGEEKYKSFYIFKEPVNNNAPTNWKSKFGGSAWQYVEEFDEYYLHLFDKTQADLNWDNEEVRKEIYNIVNYWIEKGVKGLRFDVINLISKPEKLEDDLEGDGRKFYTDGPKIHEYLKELNEKTFGKHSDIITVGEMSSTSLENCIRYSEPKEEELSMVFNFHHLKVDYKNQNKWELQECDFKSLKNILNEWQLGMQKGNGWNAVFWCNHDQPRIVSRFGNDGKYHRESAKMLATMIHLLKGTPYVYQGEEIGMTNAYFTDINQYVDVESLNYFKILKEQGIDEGEIYKVLQERSRDNSRTPMQWDATKNAGFSEGKPWISVNSNYKEINVLNSLNDENSIFYHYKKLISLRKQYDVIAYGSYIPILEDNDFVFSYKREYKNESLIVINNFFEKEVEIKLDIEELEKYKSIITNYDERDLQSVFVLKPYESIAFLKTV